Genomic DNA from Bacteroides zhangwenhongii:
CATCCATGCCGTATTCCAGTTGACAGCCCCTGTAAAAGCCATATAAATGAAAACGCCGAATCCCGTAACCTCAATGATGGGTGCCAAGAATTCAAAGATAAACATATAAGGCAGGGTTAACAATCCCATCTGTTTATAGGTTTTCTTGAAAATCATCTTGTGATGGACGCTCAATGTCTGGAACAATCCCCGTGCCCAACGAGTGCGTTGGCGGTAAAGCATTGCCAGGTTGGGAGGCCCTTCCGTCCAACAGCAAGTGTCCGGTATCTGCACTATCTTGTAAGGCCGGGAGAAGTCGCACATATATCCCACCATGCGGGTAATCATGTCCATGTCTTCCGCAAAGGAAGTACCGTCATAACCTCCTGCCGCAATGGCTACGGAACGGTCAAAAAGCCCGAATCCACCGGATACATTCGGCATCCCGTTGATGGCCGACCATCCCATCTTACCTATCAGATAGGAACGCATATATTCCAGGTTCTGGAAAAGCGGAATAGGGGTACGCGGAGTCTTGACATCAACAATCTGTCCGTCCTTCACTACGCAACCGTTAGCCATCAGCATGGTTCCGCTCACGGCAATCACTTGTTTGTCAGAAGATATAATCGGTGAAATGCAACGGTACAATGCATATTTCTCCAGAATACAGTCCACATCTGTACAGATAAAATAAGGATAGGAAGAGGCGTTGATACCTGCGTTGGAAGCGTCCGCTTTCGTTCCTCCGTTCTCTTTATCGACAACGATGAGACGGCTGTACTTCGGATTCGTAGACTTTAGAAGTCTTTTGAACGGTTTGGTCTTGATTCGTTCGATGTATGCGTATGGTACTTCTACCAGCTCATAATGTTCGGTGATTTTCTCCAAAGTCTTGTCCGTGCTACCGTCATTCACGATAATAACTTCGAAAGCCGGGTACTCGAGGGCAAGCATCGAATTAATATTGTCGATAATGGTCTTTTCTTCGTTGTAGGCGGGGGCAATGACCGAAATACCCGGTGTATAGGGAGATTCTTTGATAATTTTCCGCACATAACTTTCCACATAGTAGTCTTTTCTCCGTTTCAAGGAAATGAAGGAGAGGAAAGCGAACACGACAAAGGATATCGCCAGCATACTCGTATAAAAGAATACGAAATAATTGAAGAAGGTAAATAGTATATCTTTCATATTCTTTTTATATTAACTGGTTAATGAGCGGGTGTTTTGTATGAGCGAATAAGATCGCTGTATGAGAATCGGCTTTTCTCTCCAATTGATCGAATGTTTTCCTGCCCATAGCGCTGTAATCGTAGAGGGCTTTCAGAATCACTCGCTTTGTTCCCCAATTGTCGGCGTCGTCGTAAGCATTGTACAGGAATCCTAAGGCCTTGTCAGTTTTCAGTTCTGCAATAGCTGTGATAATCTGCCTTTTGACTTCTTCGGGCTGCACATGATACATCTCTATTAGCTTCGGCTCCACCTCTTTGTACTTAAGTTTGCCTAACGTCTTTATTGCCTCGCTTCGTATTTCTACAGAACGGGCATTGATTTGCTTGGCGAGAGTCGGGGCGCTTTCTGTTTCATTATAGAGTCTGATCTCATTGATGAAGAATATCTTCACATTTTCTTCAGCCGAAGTATTCACCCATTTAATGAAACTCGGTGTATTGTAGCCTACTTTCCGGCGGTGTTCGAGGATAGCGTGTAACTCCATCATATCCCATTGCCTTAGCTTCATGCTGATGTCTTCATCGAAGAAACGGAACGGGTTTCCCTGACTTAACCACATATATGTATAGCGTGCCGAATTCCTTAACTCTATTTTGCGGTGATAAAGGAAACGCACCAATACAGCCTCAGAAGCGTATCCATTAATGGATTGAATGATTTTCAGAGCTTGTATCTTGGCTCTCTTAGTCCCGAATTGCAGCTCATGTTCGAGGAAACGGGTTATCTGAAATACGGTTTGTATGGATTGATAGTTCAATTCATTGAGCTCATTTTCATGTGCGCTCTTGATTTCGGTCAGTAATTGGGTGATGATACGCAGTTCGTTGGTTTTGGGACGTTTTTTGGTATCATACTTCAGTCTATCGGCAATTTCTTGCTCGCTTATCGTATTGGTATCCAGTGAGATGGATTTCATCTCTTCATAATATTTGTCGTGAGCCTGAAGGTATCTCTTTTTTTCTTTACGTCTCTTAAATATACCGTATATAATATGGAATAGGAGAAATAGGTACGCAATGATGCAGAACATTACAGCAATCGAACATATTCTTATTATTAAAGGATAGCCAATAAACTTGTAATATATCCAGTAGAAATAATATTCTATGTAATCTATTCCATATAATACTTGTTCCATTTCTTTTGATATATTTAGCCAAAAACTTGTATATTCAAAACGAATTCCTTACATTTGTTGTATGAGATGTCTTGTTCTTATGCAAATATAAGAAATAACTTGTATATATTATCCATCACCGATGAGCAAGGCTTTTGCGATAAGTTTTATAGCTACTTGTTATTTTCGATGGAAAGGGAAGAAATTAAAAATAGACGGGGCTGATATATGATTGTAGGTTAAATATTTTTGTGATTAGTTAACAGAATGGGCTTGCTTATGGATGGCATAAAGCGTGCATTCAATTGAGAAAAGGAAGATAAACGGTTATTAAATTTGAGAATTATGACGAAGATTAAAGGTTGGATGTTTGCCCTTATGGGGGCTATGTTGATGGCGACTTCTTGCTCCGATACAGAGTTTAAGAATGGGAATGAGGATGCAGGGACTGCTGCCCCGAAAAACTCTTCTGCGCTTGTGAGTGTGTATTCTGATAAAAGCGGTTCGGAAGCGAGTCTGCTTGTCGGAGATGTGCTGGTGGAAAATACCCGTACACTTAAGTTGAATGTTCCTGCTGCTTGCGAGACGGTGTATATGAAATATAATACGGTGTCGGGAACAACTGCTATGAAGGAGTTTGCGTTATCCTCTCCTCTTACTCGTAGCGCGGATGAGAGTGATTTCCTTTATGAAACCAACCGCATAGCATCGGTTACACTTGCGCTTCCTGAAGATGCGGTACAACCGACCAGTGAGACGGATGCGGGTTATCTTTTCTATCATAACACAGGTGTAGTTATGTTTGAGGACGGATGGCCTACCGATCGGGAAATCTGGTATGATGAAGATTTTAACGATGTTGTTTTTGAGTACGACTTGAAAGTAACTGAGTGTCAAGATGAGGAACGGATGGCTATTCAAGGGAGTAAAGAGGAACTGTTGCTTACTTTGGATGTCCGTGCTGTCGGTGGAATGTATCCTACTACATTAGGTGTTGTGCTGAGCGATTTGGATAGTAAGTATGTAGATCGGATTACGGCAAAACTTCTTTTGAAAGGCGGACAAGGGACTATGAGAGAGCTGAAAAAAGAAGAGCTTTCTGCAGCTGATAAAGTAATTGTGGATGTGCCGAATTGGTGTTGGAATAATGATACGGAAGGTCCCAATCGATTTGCAAAATTGACAGTAGATAAAGCCCAAACTAAAGGTACGGTCATTACATTGAACGGTTTGTCTACATTGGACAATGATAAAGCCGATGAACCGAAAAATTATTTCCAGGTAACACCTGGTCATATCAGGGAAGGGTTGCCTATGCTACGTGCTGAAATTCGATTGATTGGTAAAGAAGGTTTGACAGGAGATGAAAGAAAGGCTCAGCTTGAAGCGTTTGAAAAGTTGATTCTTGACACGAAGCGACAAAACTTCTTTATCGTTGCATCTCATGATAACAACGATTTTGAAATCCACATGAGAGGGTATGAGCCGACTTCTGCTTACGAGGGTACATATAATGATTTGGTTCAGAAAACTCCTTCATTGCAGGGCGCTGATTTGTATTCTAATGAAAGGGGTGCTACTTGGGGAATTAAAGTTCCGGTCGGGACCTGTCATATCTATGAAGTCAAAGAAGGTAAGTCGCTGAAATTTCAAGAAGCTTATCCGGATTTTTACAAATGGTTAGATTCAAAGGGTGCTGCTTATAAAGATTGGTATCTCCATCCGGATGACGAGAAAATAGTAAAAGCTTGGTAATACAAATGCATACCCGATACGTTATTTGAGGTATTTTGTACAATTTGAACCCCTCTTTTTTCGAAAAGAGGGGTTTCTTTGTATCCGAAAGAATGATCTTTAAACTAATACCGTAAATAATGAAGCGATTTTTTATTAGCTACAGTCTGATTACTTTTCTTCTTTTGAATAGTGTGGCGCTTTTTGCTCAACATACTAGCGTCTTTGCGAAACAGTGGAAAATAGAAGATGAATCCCATGCTTTACAGATAATAGAACATACCGATACATTGGAACTGATTGTACCGGGTGGGTTGACTCTATGGTCCTCACAGCGTCTGACGGGTGATTATGAAATCAGTTACCATATCTGTATGGTGATGAAAGGGGGAAGGCACGACCGTCTGAGTGATTTGAATTGCTTTTGGGCTGCCAATGATCCTAAACATCCCGACGATCTTTTTGCTCGCAGTCAGTGGCGCAACGGTGTCTTTAAGAACTATAATACATTGAACCTTTTTTACGTTGGATACGGGGGAAATGATAATTCCACCACCCGTTTCCGACGTTACAGAGGAGAATATTATGGTATTGCAGTTGATAAAGTCAAACCGTTATTGAAGGAGTATACCGATGCGCCGCATTTGCTTGTACCCAATAAATGGTATGAAATCCGGATTCGGGTAGAAAAAGGAATGACTACTTACGCAGTGAATGGTGAAGAATTATTCCGCTATACCCTCACCGGAAACGAAGGAGACGGACATTTCGGTCTGCGCCTTTTGCAAAACCACGTGTTGTTTACCGGCTTTAAAGTGACTTCTTTTTGAGACTGTTTATACCGCATATAGAAACCTAAATAAGATATAAATACCCATGATGAAACAACTCTTTACCAGATTACGGGTGATTACCCTATTTTCATTTTTGTGTTCAGCATTTCTTCATGCGCAAGTCGTGACCGACGAGCGGATGTTCTCTTTCGAGGAATCGAAGATTCCGGATTACATAACAGGTGTCAATTCGCAACTCTCTATTTCCGATACACATTATAAAGACGGAAAACATTCGTTGAAATGGGGCTTTGAGCCCGGAGGGGTATTGGAATTGAAGAAGGATTTAAAGTTTGAAAAGAAAGACCCGACGGGTAAAGATTTATATCTTTCCGCTTTTATAGTATGGGTGTACAATGAGGAGCCTCAGGATGCAACAATTGAGTTTGAGTTTTTGAAAGATGGCAAGAAATGTACTTCGTTTCCTTTCGGAATCAATTTCAGCGGTTGGCGTGCCGCATGGGTTTGCTACGAACGGGATATGCAGGGTACTCCGGAAGAAGGAATGAATGAGCTTCGTATTGTTGCTCCGAATGCAAAAGGAAGCCTTTTCATCGATCATTTGATCACTGCTACGAAGGTAGATGCCCGTCAGCAAACAGCCGACTTGCAAGTCCCTTTTGTCAATGCCGGAACTAATAATCATTGGTTGGTTGTCTATAAACATTCATTGTTGCAGCTGGATATCGAACTGACTCCGGTGAACGATGCGCAAAAAAAAGAGATGAAGTTGCTGGAGAAGCGTTTCCGTGACATGAATTATACAAAAGGTAAAGTATCGGATAAAGAGATACAGACTATCCGCAAGAAATATGATTTCTATCAGATTACCTATAAGAATGGCAAGGTTTCGGGGGTACCTATTTTTATGGTACGTGCTTCAGAGGCTTATGAACGCATTATACCGAATTGGGACAAAGATATGCTGACCAAGATGGGTGTGGAGATGCGTGCTTATTTCGACTTGATGAAGAAAATTGCCGTTGCCTATAATAATAGTACGGCGAAGCCGGAAGTTCAGAATGAAATGAAGAAGAAGTTCCTGGCAATGTATGACCATATTACCGATCAGGGGGTGACGTACGGTAGTTGTTGGGGAAATATTCATCATTACGGGTATAGTGTCCGTGGTCTGTATCTGGCTTATTTCCTGATGAAAGATGTGTTGCGTGAGGCCGGTAAATTGCAGGAAGCCGAACGTACCTTGCGTTGGTATGCCATCACTAATGAAGTATATCCGAAGCCGGAAGGTAACGGTATCGATATGGATTCATTCAATACACAGACTACCGGTCGTATAGCAAGCATTCTGATGATGGAAGATACTCCTGAAAAGTTACAATACTTGCGGTCCTTTTCCCGTTGGATAGATTACGGGTGTCGTCCGGCTCCGGGATTGGCCGGTTCGTTTAAGGCGGATGGGGGGGCTTTCCATCATCGTAACCTTTATCCGGCTTATGCCGTCGGTGGTTTGGATGGAGCGACTAATATGATTTATCTTTTCAACCGGACAGAATTTGCTATCTCTGAACTGGCACATGAAACAGTTAAGAATGTGTTGCTTGCCATGCGTTTTTATTGCAATAAACTAAACTTCCCATTGGCCTTGTCCGGTCGTCATCCCGATGGAAAAGGAAAATTAGTGCCGATGCATTATGCAATGATGGCTATGGCGGGAACCCCCGATGGAAAGGAGGAATTTGACAAAGAAGTGGCAGCCGCTTATCTGCGCTTGGTGTCCGGCGCTTCTTCCGATGATCAAGAACCGGAGTATATGCCGAAAGTATCCAATGCGCAAGAGAAAAAGATTGCAAGGCAGCTTGTAGAGGAAGGTTTCCGCCCTGAACCCGATCCTCAAGGAAATCTGGCGATGGGTTATGGCTGTGTCTCTGTACAACGTCGCGGTAACTGGTCGGCAGTGGCGCGCGGACATTCCCGCTATCTTTGGGCGGCTGAACATTATCTGGGACATAATCTTTATGGTCGTTATCTGGCACATGGAAGTTTACAGATTCTTACCGCAGCTCCGGGACAGACTGTGACGCCTGCTACCAGCGGATGGCAACAGGAAGGTTTCGATTGGAACCGTATGCCGGGTGTGACTTCCATTCATCTTCCACTCGAACAGTTGAAAGCGAAAGTGATGAATGTGGATACATTCTCCGGTATGGAAGAAATGCTTTATTCCGATGAAGCTTTTGCCGGCGGACTGTCACAACAGAAAGAGAATGGGAACTTCGGTATGAAGCTGCATGAACATGATAAGTATAACGGAACCCACCGAGCACGCAAATCTTTCCATTTCATCGGTGAAACAATCGTTTGTCTAGGTTCGGATATTGAAAATGCCAATGCGGAATATCCTACTGAAACCACTATATTCCAATTGGCGGTAACCGACAAAGCGGGACATGATTATTGGAAAGGTTATCAAGGTGAAGGTAAAATATGGATGGATCATCTCGGAACCGGATATTATGTACCCGTTACGGCTCGTTTTGAGAAGAAGTTCCCGCAACATTCCCGTATGCAGGATACCGGTAAGGAGACGAAAGGGGATTGGGTATCATTGGTTGTCGATCATGGAAAAGCACCTAAAGGTGGAAGTTATGAGTATGCTGTTCTTCCGCAGACAAGTACGGTTACCTTACAAGCGTTCGCCAAGAAGCCTGCATATAAAGTTCTCCAACAAGACCGTAATGCCCACATCGTACAGTCTTTATCGGACAATATCTATTCTTATGTACTGTTTGAAACTCCACAAGCGTTGCTTCCCGGTGGATTATTGCAGCGGACGGATACTTCGTGCCTGGTTATGATTCGCAAAGAATCTCCGGAAAAGATGTTGTTGACCGTATCGCAACCGGATTTGGCATTGTATCGCGGTGCAAGCGACGAGGCTTTTGATAAAGACGGAAAGCGGGTAGAGCGCAGTATCTATTCCCGCCCGTGGATTGATAACGAAAGTGGTGAGATTCCGGTAACTGTAACGTTGAAAGGACAGTGGAATATAAAGGAAACTCCGTTCTGTAAAGTACTCTCCGTTGACAAGAAGCAAACAGTACTCCGCTTCACTTGCAAAGATGGTGCAAGTCTTGAAGTCATGCTGGAGAAGCGGTAGTTCCCTACGTTGAAAACTTTGGTTTCCTGCCTTGTAACTTTAGTTTCAAGCGCATGAAACTGAAGTTTCTCACCGATGAAACCAAAGTTTCCGCGTATGGAAACTAAAGTTTCTAACGGCTGAAACTGTATAGCTCCTTCCGCATAAGATTGACAGTAATAAGCTGGCAACGTGTGACAGCAGTTCCTTCTGTCACATTGCCATCACACACTGCTGTCACAGTCTTACAGGTTTACTATCAATGCTTTATCCCCTTTTATGTGACGGATGACAGCAGATGGATGAGTTTAACTTTATGAGAGAGGTTAGAACATGAACATGGCAACCGCTACGATACGGTTATTGCATACAGCATGCGCATCTTTAATTTTCCCGTTCATTGGGTTGAGAGAACCATACCATGCTGTGCTTAACGTATACTCCAGTCCGAACTTCCAGTGAGGAACATTATAAGTCAGTTCTGCACCCGCCGTTACCAATTGGTCGAGATTTGTACCTGTTCCGTAAAGTTGTGCCTTTCCATTCGGAGCATATAATTCGTCGCTTGTTCCCAAGTTCTTGGCGTATCCGACGAAAATTCCCGGTTTCCACTTTTTTCCATAGACAAGGTTGAACCACGAGCTGGAAACACGAATTGGAGTGTACTTCTGTTCTCCTGTACGTTCATCGATAGATTCAATACTGAATCCACCGAGTCCAGAAGCTTGTGTAAGGTTGGAGCCCAAAACGCTTTTGGCTCCGATAAACCAATCTTTATTGGTATATTTCATGTGAGCCTCATAGGATAAAGTAGTGATTCGTTCGTCTACCTTGAATCTCTTCCCATTTCCACCGATAGCTTCCTTTCGTGGTTTCATTGACAGCATTTCGATTCCCGCACCAATCAGGAATCCTCCGTTTTTATAATCGGCTCCTACGTAAATTTCCGGAATACAGCCGTTTTTCAAGTATTCGTGGCTCTTTTTACTTTTAGTGGGTTCATCGGGATTGATACCTTGCGAGGTATATTGGGATTGCCATACGGCAGCTCCTGTCAGTTGGAAGTTCTTATTAGTATAGCGGTAACGAATTTGCGGTGCACGGCTGAATGGCTGGAAGGGTGCTCCGACAGAAAGATTCAGAATCTGCGGAGAAACATCTCCAAATAGTGGATGCCAAGTTTGACCGAGCAATAAGGCCGATTTCCCCCAATCCAGATTGAGATAAGCATGGCGCAGGCGGACTACCGAATAAGAAGTACCGGTACCCCGAAAGTCAGCTTCTATTTTGGCGGAAGTCTTGGCTGTCCCCAGTTTAGGACCAGCCACGTCTACTCCCAGACGTGAATATAAAGTATAGAAGTTGCTGCTTGGCGTTCCATTCAAGTCATTTCCGTCTTCGTCACGTACTTTATCTTTCGGATACATATAAAATAATCCGTCTACGGTTTCTTCATTGGCGCGACTGTTGTAGTAGAGGTCGGTGCGAATCTGTCCGTAAAATTTGAACTTGAAGTCCTTTATTTGAGCAAAACTGCCCGATACCATCATCAGGCAAAGAAAGATTAGAATGTATTTTTTCATCATGTGTTTGTTTATAGACGGGCACAAAATTACAAAAAATAACCGTCAATTAACTTATCGTTGACCAAAAAAGCTAAGAACGGCTTGGTTGTACTTCTGGAGTGTGCCGCTTTTATGGATTGCTTTTAGCAATTTCCGGTCTGCTTCAGGCGCCAGGTATTCCCAGAAGGTTTTCATTTTATTGAGCAGTTGCCCTTCCCCTCCTTCCAATTGTGCGGCATATTGGCTGTATACGGATGTGTGCATGGAGTGTAGTTTGTTCCTCATTTCATCGGCGGATAGTGTGCGGTTCTCTTTGTATTCCAGTGCCAATGCCGGATTGGCTAGTAATCCCCGTCCGATCATTATTCCCGCCAGCATGGGAAATTGCTCTTGGATTCGCAGGATATCTTCCCGTCTTTTTATATCACCGTTATAAATAAGCGGATGTTTGCAAACGCTTTGAAAAGCGGCAAAGCCTTTGAGGTCTACGTCTCCTTTATATTGCTGTTTGCCCAAGCGGGGATGCATTGTTACCTGTCTTAGAGGAAGGTCGTTTAATAGGGGAGCGATGGCGAGACACTCCTCCGGATTTTCCCAGCCTAATCTCATTTTTACGGAAAAGCGGATTTGCGGGTACTTCACGACTATACCTAATAATGTCTTGACCTCTTCTGGATAAGGAAGTATTCCCGAGCCGTTATGCCGTTTGGCTAAAAGAGGGAAAGGACATCCCAGATTGATGTCTGCTTCGCCATATCCTTTTTCAATGAAAAGGGAAAGAATGGTCTCCGCTTTTTCTGCGGACGGAGCAATCAGTTGAGGAACTAAATGCGGCACATGATTGTTTGCGAAATCAATCTCTCTGACGTCTTTATTCCTGAAACTTTCCTTCTCAATTCGTACAAACGGGGTATAATAAGTGTCTATACCACCGAAAACGGTAGCATGCGCATTGCGGTAAAATGCTTCTGTATAGCCTTGTAATGGGGCGAAATGAATGGGTAGCTGTTGCAGTTCCATCGATCTGATATTATTTTCTCTATTACTATCTCCTTGTTGCACTTGCAAAAGTACTGTATTTATGGTTCGGTTAGTGTTATTGTAAAAGAATAATTTAGGGTTAGAATTCAGAAATCTTTCTCTTGTAGATACGGAGGGGCGTTGAGAATGAAAAAGAGAAGAGAAGAACCTCGCGGCCCCTCTCTTCCGGTGTTAAATTGATTAAAGTCTGATTTTCATATACGTTTTTTATCGGTTAGAAAAATTGTGTAGACACAAAGTCTATTTTATAGCGTTTAGCCATCCGGGTACATATCCCAAACGACTTTGAAGTTGTGCTTCATATAATGATTCTGGAGTTACTTTTGCTCCGATACTTTCTTCATAAGAAAGCTGGCTCTTATCTTTGAATGTAATAGTCCCTCCATAGAGACCGATTACAATAGGCGGGTAAATCTTCCACCATTTGTCATTAGGCAACCACCACGAGAAGCTTCCTGAATGTTCGTCAGTACCTGTCACATTCAGATTCCATAGAGTAAGATCGCTTAAATGGTTGGGTACTTCATTTTCATCTCCTCCAGCCCGATAATATACAAGTCCTCCACTGCAATTATCAATCAAAGTGGCTCTTGGTTGAGTAGCGTGAGCTTCAAAACAGGCGTCACTGCCCCAAGTGACGTTCCAAAGAACAGTGCCGATACTTGGTTTTGATACGCCACATCCGTGGAACTGCCCTTGACACTGCTTGCCTTTGCTGTCCTTTCCGGCACTTTCATCACGAACTTTACCGATAAAAATGCGTGAAGAACCTTGAGCACGTACAGCGGAATGGCCACGATAACCGCTGATGCGGATATTATAAGCGGAGCAGTTGGCTGATTCTGCCAACGATAATGCTTCGCTGACACTTTCGAAGTTAACATTACGAACCCATGAGTTGACTACACGATTTAACACCAGTGGTTTATATGCACCGTCATATTGCCAGCCAAATTGGTTTTTATCTACATTATAGTCGTCACCATGATGTGAAAATCCATCTAAAGCATTGCCAATAAATGAGAGATCTTCCACTCCAACATTTTCCATATATTTGTATTCACGGATCTCCCATCCTTCTACGTCATTGTATGCTATATCAATATCATGCATGATAGGTTCGTAGAAAGTCAGAGAAGTTCCACTCACACTTTTTACTTGATGAAACTCGGTGATTTTTACGCCATAGCTGTCGTTTGTATCCATATAGGTTGGATTCTTTGCAATAGCCCAACTGTTATTGATCGTCATTGGACCGATTTCACTTTGTACGAGATCTCTATTGCCACTACGTAAACGTAGTTGTACCCAACTACCACTTTTGATATTCGTTGTTCCATCTACTTTTATAGTAAATGTTCCTCGTGTTGCGTTCTCGGTAACTGATGCTAGTTTCTTTGAATTATTCGGATGGTTGGGGCTGTTGGTATGCTTTATAGTCAATAATGCAGGAGATGAACCTGTATTGGTGACGCTGGTTGGTAAGTTTGGGGTTTCCATAATCAGACGTGTTTTGCTCGGTCCGTCTCCTTTAATGACAAAGTTTCCGGCATAGATTTCAATACCTGTGCTGACGTTATTATTTTTAGAGTCGAGAGCGTCCTGTTGTTTATCAGGATCTTTCTTATTGTCATCGTCATTATGCAATACATAGTCACCAGCGGGAAAATAGATAACGACTCTTGCGTTTGGTTTGATGGCTGATGTATTCTTGGTTCTTGTCATATCGTTCTCTTCTAGAATATCAATCAGTGCTTGCCGGGCATTCATCTTTTTATCCGTCATCCGTTCTTTTACGTTGAACACTTTGTATCCTAAAGAAAATGCGCCTTGCGGCGCACTTTCTCCATGATTATATCCAGCATACGAGTAGTCGAGCAATACATTTTCATTTCCTGTTTTAAACCTTTGCCAGGCAGTTGCCGAATTGGCATCTATTTCTGTTGTGAGCAATTTTACCGGTAGTTTGACAACTCGGCAATAGCCTTCTTTCGAAAATATTTTGATGTATATTAGCTCTTCATATTCTTTATTTTGCACGTTTGTTGCAGGAGCTGTTACAATCAATTCCGTTTCAGTCAGTTTGATACCCCATGTATTGTTTTCAATGACAGCAGTTTCTACGTTGGCCTGTTGCACATTAAAACGTTGTTCTTGTTTCAGCCCGAAAGTAACGGTACCACTGTGTTCAATGGTTAGATAGAAGTCCTTACCGTAAATGGGTACCGTGACTTGACTTTCGTCAGCACGTATAGTAAAAGTTGCTTCTCCTGTAGCTTCGTCAATTTCTACGTTGCTGAATATAGAACTTGCACTGGATGCTGCCACTGTTCCATCAGCAATCTGATCATTTCCTAATAGTTCCCAAGTTGTTCCGCCATCAACTGAAATTTCCCAAAAACCTTTTGCACTTACTCGCATTTGGGGAGTTACCCCTGCGTCTCCGGTTTCAGGATAGGCACTGATAGGATTTTCCTCTTTATCTTTTAGTTCTGTTGTTATACCATTGATTGTATAAGTCCAATTCCCGTCTGTATTTACACTGAATAGAGGCATATCGGCCATATCGACTTCTCCACTGTATACAGTAATAGTTTCGCCATTACTTAGTTCCACTGTATAGTTTCCTTGTTCGTCTTTATTGTAGCCGACGATAAGTATTTTACCTTGAACCATCTGTTGATAGTTACTGATGTCTGAGTTCATCTGTTCTATGCTGGCTTCCAAGTTGGCGACTCTGTCTTTCAGGTCATCAATGTCGGAGCGCAAGTCATCCCGTTCGTCGCACGAGTAAAGTGCGACGAGTAGGCTGATACATATTAATGATATTACTTTTTTCATATCTGTCATCGGTATTAGTTGATGGATGCACCATATTGGGCATATTCTGCACTAGGAATGAAGATACCTTTGTCGAGGTCGAAGGTGCCGCCGTCAAAAGGATTAGAAGTTACGGATTTTAGTTCTTCTGCTCCAGCAAAGGGGAGCTTACCTCCATAGCACATCTGCCATGTATATGACATACTTTTATATACTATGTTATTTACACATATAT
This window encodes:
- a CDS encoding HEAT repeat domain-containing protein, translated to MEQVLYGIDYIEYYFYWIYYKFIGYPLIIRICSIAVMFCIIAYLFLLFHIIYGIFKRRKEKKRYLQAHDKYYEEMKSISLDTNTISEQEIADRLKYDTKKRPKTNELRIITQLLTEIKSAHENELNELNYQSIQTVFQITRFLEHELQFGTKRAKIQALKIIQSINGYASEAVLVRFLYHRKIELRNSARYTYMWLSQGNPFRFFDEDISMKLRQWDMMELHAILEHRRKVGYNTPSFIKWVNTSAEENVKIFFINEIRLYNETESAPTLAKQINARSVEIRSEAIKTLGKLKYKEVEPKLIEMYHVQPEEVKRQIITAIAELKTDKALGFLYNAYDDADNWGTKRVILKALYDYSAMGRKTFDQLERKADSHTAILFAHTKHPLINQLI
- a CDS encoding LruC domain-containing protein, with translation MTKIKGWMFALMGAMLMATSCSDTEFKNGNEDAGTAAPKNSSALVSVYSDKSGSEASLLVGDVLVENTRTLKLNVPAACETVYMKYNTVSGTTAMKEFALSSPLTRSADESDFLYETNRIASVTLALPEDAVQPTSETDAGYLFYHNTGVVMFEDGWPTDREIWYDEDFNDVVFEYDLKVTECQDEERMAIQGSKEELLLTLDVRAVGGMYPTTLGVVLSDLDSKYVDRITAKLLLKGGQGTMRELKKEELSAADKVIVDVPNWCWNNDTEGPNRFAKLTVDKAQTKGTVITLNGLSTLDNDKADEPKNYFQVTPGHIREGLPMLRAEIRLIGKEGLTGDERKAQLEAFEKLILDTKRQNFFIVASHDNNDFEIHMRGYEPTSAYEGTYNDLVQKTPSLQGADLYSNERGATWGIKVPVGTCHIYEVKEGKSLKFQEAYPDFYKWLDSKGAAYKDWYLHPDDEKIVKAW
- a CDS encoding DUF6250 domain-containing protein — protein: MMKRFFISYSLITFLLLNSVALFAQHTSVFAKQWKIEDESHALQIIEHTDTLELIVPGGLTLWSSQRLTGDYEISYHICMVMKGGRHDRLSDLNCFWAANDPKHPDDLFARSQWRNGVFKNYNTLNLFYVGYGGNDNSTTRFRRYRGEYYGIAVDKVKPLLKEYTDAPHLLVPNKWYEIRIRVEKGMTTYAVNGEELFRYTLTGNEGDGHFGLRLLQNHVLFTGFKVTSF
- a CDS encoding glycosyltransferase family 2 protein, giving the protein MKDILFTFFNYFVFFYTSMLAISFVVFAFLSFISLKRRKDYYVESYVRKIIKESPYTPGISVIAPAYNEEKTIIDNINSMLALEYPAFEVIIVNDGSTDKTLEKITEHYELVEVPYAYIERIKTKPFKRLLKSTNPKYSRLIVVDKENGGTKADASNAGINASSYPYFICTDVDCILEKYALYRCISPIISSDKQVIAVSGTMLMANGCVVKDGQIVDVKTPRTPIPLFQNLEYMRSYLIGKMGWSAINGMPNVSGGFGLFDRSVAIAAGGYDGTSFAEDMDMITRMVGYMCDFSRPYKIVQIPDTCCWTEGPPNLAMLYRQRTRWARGLFQTLSVHHKMIFKKTYKQMGLLTLPYMFIFEFLAPIIEVTGFGVFIYMAFTGAVNWNTAWMIYLTIYVFCQFLSIVVITYDYYVGMLYKRGYEYLWIIIASILEPIFYHPIITFCSLRGYLSYLTKRDFKWKKMERTGFKQKKENANEKDANINPEPATI